One Gadus chalcogrammus isolate NIFS_2021 chromosome 22, NIFS_Gcha_1.0, whole genome shotgun sequence genomic window carries:
- the LOC130376041 gene encoding uncharacterized protein LOC130376041 isoform X1: MDPVVARMVLVQVAGALVHRRGKQVHRRWWVHPILRTRNQRGEYHALVQELRLDALLFHQYFRMPPDHFDELLGKVGPLITMADTRFRSAIGPAERLAICLRYLATGDSFHTIGFSYRVGTSSVCRIVREVASAIWTALVEEEMSVPKRADWSTMAEQFEWRWNFPNCIGAIDGKHVVIQAPGNSGSLYYNYKGTFSLVLLAVVDADYLFRVVDVGGYGRTSDSGSLRNSAFGEALRDGTLDLPPARVISGAEQRGPLPHVFVGDEAFPLMTNLLRPFPGQHHTQEKRVFNYRLSRARLVVECAFGIFASRWRMYRRVIGTSPEVAEVCVRATCVLHNFLERKKLQGRRRGVEPNIEPSTDPEALRDAPRMGSNNASRLTIQMREAYCAFFNEEGAVPWQPRA, encoded by the exons ATGGATCCCGTTGTAGCAAGGATGGTGTTGGTTCAGGTTGCTGGTGCTTTGGTCCACCGACGTGGAAAGCAAGTGCATCGGCGTTGGTGGGTTCACCCCATTCTCCGGACACGCAACCAGAGAGGGGAGTATCACGCACTTGTGCAGGAGTTGCGTCTGGATGCACTCCTTTTCCATCAATATTTTCGGATGCCTCCGGACCACTTCGACGAGTTGCTTGGCAAGGTCGGTCCTCTCATTACCATGGCAGACACACGGTTTCGTTCTGCAATTGGCCCTGCCGAGCGACTCGCCATTTGCCTACG GTATCTTGCCACTGGCGATTCCTTTCACACGATTGGCTTCAGCTATCGTGTGGGCACTTCGTCAGTGTGTAGGATAGTGCGGGAGGTAGCCAGTGCCATCTGGACTGctttggtggaggaggagatgtctgTTCCCAAGAGGGCGGACTGGAGCACCATGGCCGAGCAGTTTGAGTGGCGCTGGAACTTCCCCAACTGCATCGGAGCGATTGATGGGAAGCATGTTGTGATACAAGCTCCAGGTAACTCTGGCTCCTTGTATTACAATTACAAGGGCACCTTCTCCCTGGTCCTCCTCGCCGTAGTGGACGCCGACTACCTCTTCCGGGTTGTGGATGTTGGAGGCTACGGCAGGACGAGTGACAGCGGCTCCCTCCGTAACTCCGCGTTTGGGGAAGCTCTTCGCGATGGCACCCTTGACCTCCCTCCCGCCCGCGTCATCTCCGGCGCAGAGCAGCGGGGGCCACTTCCTCACGTGTTTGTGGGGGATGAGGCGTTCCCACTCATGACCAACCTGCTGCGGCCATTCCCTGGACAACATCACACTCAGGAGAAGCGAGTGTTCAACTACCGCCTCAGCCGGGCTCGGCTGGTAGTGGAATGTGCCTTCGGGATCTTCGCATCTAGGTGGCGCATGTACCGGCGCGTGATTGGCACAAGTCCTGAGgtagctgaggtgtgtgtgagggccacCTGTGTGCTGCACAACTTTCTCGAGAGGAAGAAGCTGCAGGGGAGAAGACGCGGGGTGGAACCGAACATCGAGCCATCGACTGATCCTGAAGCCCTGCGTGATGCACCCAGGATGGGCTCCAACAACGCCAGCAGACTGACCATCCAGATGCGGGAGGCCTACTGTGCGTTCTTCAACGAGGAGGGTGCAGTGCCATGGCAGCCAAGAGCCTAG
- the LOC130376041 gene encoding uncharacterized protein LOC130376041 isoform X2 codes for MSVPKRADWSTMAEQFEWRWNFPNCIGAIDGKHVVIQAPGNSGSLYYNYKGTFSLVLLAVVDADYLFRVVDVGGYGRTSDSGSLRNSAFGEALRDGTLDLPPARVISGAEQRGPLPHVFVGDEAFPLMTNLLRPFPGQHHTQEKRVFNYRLSRARLVVECAFGIFASRWRMYRRVIGTSPEVAEVCVRATCVLHNFLERKKLQGRRRGVEPNIEPSTDPEALRDAPRMGSNNASRLTIQMREAYCAFFNEEGAVPWQPRA; via the coding sequence atgtctgTTCCCAAGAGGGCGGACTGGAGCACCATGGCCGAGCAGTTTGAGTGGCGCTGGAACTTCCCCAACTGCATCGGAGCGATTGATGGGAAGCATGTTGTGATACAAGCTCCAGGTAACTCTGGCTCCTTGTATTACAATTACAAGGGCACCTTCTCCCTGGTCCTCCTCGCCGTAGTGGACGCCGACTACCTCTTCCGGGTTGTGGATGTTGGAGGCTACGGCAGGACGAGTGACAGCGGCTCCCTCCGTAACTCCGCGTTTGGGGAAGCTCTTCGCGATGGCACCCTTGACCTCCCTCCCGCCCGCGTCATCTCCGGCGCAGAGCAGCGGGGGCCACTTCCTCACGTGTTTGTGGGGGATGAGGCGTTCCCACTCATGACCAACCTGCTGCGGCCATTCCCTGGACAACATCACACTCAGGAGAAGCGAGTGTTCAACTACCGCCTCAGCCGGGCTCGGCTGGTAGTGGAATGTGCCTTCGGGATCTTCGCATCTAGGTGGCGCATGTACCGGCGCGTGATTGGCACAAGTCCTGAGgtagctgaggtgtgtgtgagggccacCTGTGTGCTGCACAACTTTCTCGAGAGGAAGAAGCTGCAGGGGAGAAGACGCGGGGTGGAACCGAACATCGAGCCATCGACTGATCCTGAAGCCCTGCGTGATGCACCCAGGATGGGCTCCAACAACGCCAGCAGACTGACCATCCAGATGCGGGAGGCCTACTGTGCGTTCTTCAACGAGGAGGGTGCAGTGCCATGGCAGCCAAGAGCCTAG